A window from Mogibacterium neglectum encodes these proteins:
- the alr gene encoding alanine racemase has product MYKESMRQTWVEIDLSALDHNIKEIKRVVGNNEIIGVVKADAYGHGSVRCAKVLRDNGVRRFAVATIEEALELREAGFDESILILGLVPEDCTDIIIEQDLTIVVGSLDRAKKKSEIAVNKGAIIDCFIAIDSGMGRIGYRIETPLEKEFARTEIEEIDELEGLRINGMVSHFATSDEADSTYTNKQLSLFNDFYEELAGCGINVPMLCIANSAAIMNYPKTHFDAVRPGIILYGCYPSEEVDKTRLDLKPVMSVKAYIIHIKTVPAGTSISYGRKFVSERESKIATISIGYADGYSRTLTGKAEVLVHGHRVPVVGSICMDQCMIDVTDVPDVAAGDEVVIMGRSLDDEISAEELAGKIGTINYEILCDFGMRLHKIYIYAADDDDTLI; this is encoded by the coding sequence ATGTATAAGGAATCAATGCGCCAGACATGGGTAGAAATCGACTTATCGGCGCTAGACCACAATATCAAAGAAATCAAAAGAGTAGTCGGCAACAATGAGATAATAGGTGTCGTGAAGGCAGATGCTTACGGACACGGCAGTGTGCGCTGTGCGAAAGTACTTCGTGATAATGGAGTTAGACGTTTTGCGGTTGCAACAATTGAGGAAGCACTCGAGCTACGCGAGGCTGGATTTGACGAGAGCATACTCATCCTAGGGTTAGTCCCAGAGGATTGCACCGACATAATAATAGAGCAGGATCTTACGATTGTTGTCGGAAGTCTGGATAGAGCTAAGAAAAAATCCGAAATTGCGGTAAATAAAGGTGCGATAATAGACTGTTTCATCGCTATTGACTCTGGTATGGGTAGGATTGGATATAGGATAGAGACACCGCTGGAAAAGGAATTTGCGAGAACTGAAATTGAAGAGATCGACGAGCTTGAGGGACTTCGCATCAACGGTATGGTTTCGCACTTTGCGACTTCTGATGAAGCTGATTCAACGTATACGAACAAGCAGCTTTCACTGTTTAATGACTTCTATGAGGAACTCGCAGGCTGTGGCATCAATGTTCCAATGCTGTGTATCGCTAATAGCGCTGCTATTATGAACTACCCAAAGACCCATTTCGATGCAGTCAGACCTGGGATAATTCTCTACGGATGTTATCCGTCTGAAGAGGTGGATAAGACGAGACTGGATTTAAAGCCAGTTATGTCTGTAAAAGCATATATTATCCACATTAAAACAGTGCCAGCAGGGACGTCAATTAGTTACGGTAGAAAGTTTGTATCGGAGAGAGAGAGCAAGATTGCGACAATTTCTATCGGCTACGCAGACGGTTATTCGAGGACTCTCACCGGAAAGGCAGAGGTTCTTGTGCATGGGCATCGAGTTCCAGTCGTAGGAAGCATTTGCATGGATCAGTGCATGATAGATGTGACTGATGTACCAGATGTCGCAGCAGGAGATGAAGTCGTAATCATGGGACGTTCTCTAGATGATGAAATCTCGGCTGAAGAGCTCGCTGGCAAGATTGGAACTATCAACTATGAGATTCTGTGCGATTTTGGCATGAGGTTACACAAGATATATATTTATGCTGCAGATGATGACGATACCCTCATCTAA
- a CDS encoding acetyl-CoA hydrolase/transferase family protein, whose protein sequence is MYDISQVQSEYKTKLIDADFAASLVKSNYRLHFGVGTGSSIYMDRALGERLKTDTLLRGLEIQTEVAVRNDFLETFKATRDVNTVRFYSSHYTSMDRMMADAGNCWYVPILFNEEPLYWGQEGNGFDICCIQVAPMDRYGNFNFGPTNADLLGIIRNSKIVIVEVNEKMPIALGYESHINISDVNYIIEGESPELAEFRAAPASPEDRRIAESIVDRIRNESTLQLGIGAVPNSIGGLLAESDIRDLGGHSEVIVDSFMNLYYAGKLTNKKKVDKGLTVYTAAVGSKALYDFIDDNPICCAAPVDYVNSVHTISQIDNFISINSCVGVDLYGQVCSESAGFRQLTGTGGQLDFVLGAFLSKNGKSFMCTHSTRTKPNGEVVSLIHPTLPRGSIITTPRTATHYVVTEYGAVNLKGKSTWQRAESLISVAHPDFREDLIQEAEKMGIWRNTSKIEYI, encoded by the coding sequence ATGTACGATATCAGTCAAGTGCAGAGTGAATACAAGACTAAATTGATCGATGCAGATTTTGCTGCCAGCCTTGTTAAGAGTAACTATAGGCTGCACTTTGGCGTGGGAACAGGGAGCTCCATTTACATGGACAGGGCTCTTGGTGAACGCCTCAAGACCGATACGCTCCTTCGCGGATTAGAGATTCAGACTGAAGTTGCTGTGAGAAATGATTTTTTAGAGACTTTCAAGGCAACGAGGGACGTAAACACGGTTAGATTCTATTCATCTCATTACACATCTATGGACAGGATGATGGCCGATGCAGGTAATTGCTGGTACGTACCGATTCTATTCAACGAAGAGCCATTATATTGGGGGCAGGAAGGCAACGGGTTTGACATCTGCTGCATTCAGGTTGCGCCGATGGATAGGTATGGTAACTTTAATTTTGGGCCTACTAATGCTGATCTACTCGGAATTATTAGGAATTCTAAGATTGTCATAGTTGAGGTCAACGAGAAGATGCCGATAGCACTCGGATACGAGTCGCATATCAATATATCCGATGTAAACTACATAATCGAGGGAGAAAGCCCAGAGCTCGCAGAGTTCAGGGCAGCACCAGCGAGTCCTGAGGACAGAAGGATTGCCGAGTCGATAGTGGACCGCATTAGAAATGAAAGCACGCTCCAGCTGGGAATTGGAGCCGTGCCAAATTCTATAGGTGGACTGCTCGCAGAATCCGACATCCGAGACCTCGGTGGTCACAGTGAGGTAATCGTAGATTCATTTATGAATCTCTATTACGCTGGTAAGCTTACCAACAAAAAGAAGGTTGATAAGGGACTGACCGTATATACGGCAGCAGTCGGCAGTAAGGCGTTATACGATTTTATCGACGACAACCCTATCTGCTGCGCGGCACCGGTTGATTACGTCAATAGCGTGCACACCATTTCACAGATAGACAACTTCATTTCGATTAATAGCTGTGTTGGGGTCGATTTGTATGGGCAGGTTTGTTCAGAGAGCGCAGGCTTCAGGCAGCTTACAGGAACTGGCGGACAGCTAGATTTTGTGCTCGGAGCTTTCTTATCCAAGAATGGCAAGAGCTTCATGTGCACGCATTCGACAAGGACTAAGCCTAACGGTGAGGTTGTATCTCTCATCCACCCTACGCTACCGAGAGGGTCGATTATCACTACTCCAAGGACGGCGACACACTATGTAGTAACCGAGTATGGGGCAGTCAATTTAAAGGGCAAGTCGACATGGCAAAGAGCCGAGAGTCTCATCAGCGTAGCGCATCCTGATTTTAGGGAAGACCTGATTCAGGAAGCCGAGAAGATGGGGATTTGGCGTAATACAAGTAAGATTGAATATATTTAA
- the mscL gene encoding large-conductance mechanosensitive channel protein MscL has translation MKETKGFIAEFKAFIARGNVLDMAVGIIIGSAFTAIVTSLVNDIIMPIVGVIIGGIDFSGLKVTVGSAAINYGVFIQAIINFLLIALTVFIIIKALSKAKRKQAEEPAEEESAPTPEVELLTEIRDLLSKRD, from the coding sequence ATGAAAGAGACAAAGGGATTTATTGCAGAGTTTAAGGCATTCATCGCTCGTGGAAACGTGCTAGACATGGCGGTAGGTATCATCATCGGTTCTGCATTCACAGCAATCGTTACTTCGCTTGTTAATGATATCATCATGCCAATCGTCGGTGTTATTATCGGAGGAATTGATTTTTCGGGACTAAAGGTTACAGTTGGAAGTGCTGCGATTAACTACGGTGTGTTCATTCAGGCGATCATCAACTTCCTGCTCATCGCACTTACAGTATTCATTATAATCAAGGCGTTAAGCAAGGCTAAGAGAAAACAGGCAGAGGAGCCAGCGGAGGAAGAATCAGCACCAACACCAGAGGTTGAACTCCTGACAGAGATCAGAGACCTTCTGTCGAAACGCGACTAG
- a CDS encoding adenylosuccinate synthase, translated as MRIDGVIKSWQRCGGAMHKEVFMITAVVGANWGDEGKGKITDVLAQESDYIVRFQGGSNAGHTIKNEFGKFGLHLMPSGIFNKEAVSVLGNGVAVNARKFIEELASIEEAGVPHGKIIISDRAQLVMSYHMALDAYEEERLAGHSFGSTKAGIAPCFSDKYAKIGFQVADLYADKEALMERIENVCTIKNVLFENLYHKPLIKAEDIYDELMEYAELLRPYVAHTSQVLNDALHAGKNILLEGQLGALKDTDHGIYPMVTSSSTLAGFGSIGAGLPPYAIERIVTVVKAYSSAVGAGAFVSELFGDEADELRRRGGDGGEFGVTTGRPRRVGWFDAVATRYGCMMQGATEVAVTVVDVLGYLDELKICVGYEIDGEVTKDFPNTPLLEKAKPVYETLPGWKTDIRGIKNYNNLPSECKAYIERIEKEVGVRVSMVSNGPAREELIIR; from the coding sequence ATGCGAATCGACGGGGTCATAAAGTCGTGGCAGAGGTGCGGTGGCGCAATGCACAAGGAGGTTTTTATGATTACAGCGGTTGTAGGTGCTAATTGGGGCGATGAAGGTAAGGGTAAAATCACAGACGTACTCGCACAGGAATCCGATTATATCGTGAGATTTCAGGGTGGAAGTAACGCGGGCCACACTATCAAGAATGAGTTTGGTAAATTCGGTCTTCACCTCATGCCATCAGGCATTTTTAACAAAGAAGCTGTAAGTGTTCTCGGAAATGGAGTGGCTGTCAACGCCAGAAAGTTCATTGAAGAACTTGCATCCATTGAGGAAGCGGGCGTTCCGCATGGCAAAATTATCATTTCAGATAGAGCACAGCTAGTAATGTCATATCACATGGCGCTTGACGCTTATGAAGAGGAAAGACTTGCAGGGCACTCATTTGGCTCTACCAAGGCTGGAATAGCACCGTGCTTCTCCGATAAGTATGCCAAGATTGGTTTTCAGGTTGCAGATCTCTATGCGGATAAGGAAGCCCTGATGGAGAGAATTGAGAACGTGTGTACTATCAAGAATGTTCTATTCGAGAACCTGTATCACAAGCCCTTGATTAAGGCGGAAGACATCTACGATGAGCTGATGGAGTATGCGGAGCTGCTTAGACCATACGTTGCTCATACTTCACAGGTGCTAAACGATGCGCTACATGCGGGTAAAAATATTCTCTTAGAAGGTCAGCTTGGAGCACTAAAGGATACAGACCACGGCATTTATCCGATGGTAACATCATCGTCGACACTCGCAGGCTTCGGTTCTATCGGCGCTGGACTTCCACCATATGCAATTGAGAGGATAGTTACAGTTGTAAAGGCTTACTCTTCTGCGGTTGGAGCAGGGGCTTTTGTAAGCGAGCTGTTCGGAGATGAGGCAGATGAGCTTCGTAGGCGTGGCGGAGATGGTGGTGAATTCGGCGTAACTACAGGTAGACCTAGAAGAGTCGGCTGGTTTGATGCTGTTGCTACCAGATATGGCTGCATGATGCAGGGTGCCACGGAGGTTGCAGTTACAGTTGTTGATGTTCTTGGCTATCTGGATGAGCTTAAGATCTGTGTAGGATATGAGATTGATGGAGAGGTGACTAAGGACTTTCCTAACACGCCGCTGCTTGAGAAGGCTAAGCCGGTTTATGAGACTCTTCCAGGATGGAAGACAGACATCAGGGGAATCAAGAACTACAATAATCTGCCAAGTGAGTGCAAGGCTTATATCGAGAGGATTGAAAAGGAAGTTGGAGTTCGCGTATCTATGGTTTCAAACGGACCAGCGCGCGAAGAGCTAATAATCCGATAA